CTTGTCTCCGTTTTGTGGCTCATTGAGCACCCGATGCAGCTTGCGACCGAGCCGCAAAAGCAGGAGGGTGAAGACAATGGCGCCAACCACGGCACCCGGCCACTTGCCCGATGACGAGTTGGCGATCAGGGTGCCTGCCACCATGCCAATGGCACCGCCAGACAGCACGCCGGTCAGTACGCAGGCAAAGTAAAGAAAACCGCTCACGACTGCGCCTTCTTCTCTGCCGTCGCCGGTGCGCCGGAACGTACCGCTGCGATCGCTTTCTTCACCATCTCTTCCACATACGCTCCATAAAAATCGAAATTGGCGATACCCACCAACGGCTCGCCAAGCAATTTGCCATCGCCGTCAACCATCATCACGGTCGGCGTGAACCCGCCCTTGCGCGCTCTTGAAAATTCAATTGATTCGATGCTGCGACCATCAAAATCGATGAATTTGCGACCATCGTCGATGGTGATCTGGCGAAATTCGACGGCCGCCCGCCAAGCGGCGTCGCGATACATCGGCACGATCACTTCGCGCAGGGCGCCGCGGCAATAGTGGCAGCCAGTCAGATTAAAAAACAGCAGGATCGGTTTTTTCGCCGCGCTGGCGGCAGCACCGTCGGCCTTGAGGTCAACGGCCAGCGGCAGGATCTTCTCCCACTCGCGGCTGGAGGGCGCCAGTTTCGAGGTGTCGGGCACTGCGGTAGCAGTGCTGGCGCTCTGGGCGGCGGCCAGGCCGGGGAGCGCGTTCAGCATCGCCAAAAACACCGATGCGATAATGGCCCCGAACCAGCGAGTGGCCACACCGGCGTTGTCCGGCGCAGTCTTCGTCCGCCCCAATCTGTCAATTGCGCACCGCATGAGCGAATCCCTCATCATTGCTACCCGCGAGAGCCCGCTGGCACTCGCCCAGGCCCATCACGTCAAGGCCGAACTGGAAAGTGTAATTCCCGGCCTCGCCGTCACACTGCTGGGCATGACCACCCGCGGTGACCAGATCCTCGACAAACCGCTGGCGAAGGTGGGCGGCAAAGGGCTGTTCATCAAGGAGCTGGAAGTGGCGTTGCAGGACGGCCGCGCCCATCTTGCCGTGCATTCGCTGAAGGATGTGCCGATGGTGCTGCCCAAGGGTTTTGCGCTCGCCGCCATCCTGCCGCGCGAGGATGCCCGCGACGCCTTTGTGTCGTCGCGCTACGAATCACTGGCCGCGATGCCGGCCGGGGCGGTGGCAGGCACTTCCAGTTTGCGCCGTGCGGCGGTCTTGAAACGCGCCTACCCGACGCTCGATTTCAAGCCGGTGCGTGGCAATGTCAACACCCGCCTCGCCAAGCTCGACGCTGGCGAGTTCGATGCCATCATCCTCGCCGCCGCCGGCCTGATCCGGCTGGGCTTCAGTGATCGTATTCGTGCCCGCATTCCGATCGAGGAGTCGCTGCCGGCGCCCGGTCAGGCGGCGCTTGGCATCGAGATCGTTGCCGACGACGATGACACCGCCGATCTGGTTGCCGAGCTCGATCACGCCCCTACCGCCATTGCCTGCACTGCCGAGCGCACGGTCAGCCGGCTGCTCGGTGGCAGTTGCGAGCTGCCGCTTGGCGCCTATGCCGACTGGGTGGATGGCGAACGGCCGCTGCGGCTGCGCGCCTTCGTTGCCAACCTGGATGGCAGTGAGTACGTTACCGCCGAGGCCCTCGGCACACCAGACGCACCGGAGGCACTGGGCGAGGAGGTGGCGGCGGCGCTGAAGGCACAGGGCGCTGATCGCATCATCGCCAGTTTGAGCGTGTAGCGCGACGAAGGAATTGAGCAGCATGGCCGGTACTGATTTTCATTTGCAGTCGACACCGACCGCCGGCAACACCGGGCCGCTCACCGGGGTGCATTTGCTGATCACCCGGCCGGTGATGCCTGCCTCGCGCACGGCGGCTCGTGTCGCCGCGCTTGGCGCGACGCCCTACGTGTTCCCCACCACCATCATCGAACCACCGGCAGACGGCGTGCCGCTTGCTGCTGCGCTCGCCGATTTGCCCCGCTGCTACGCGGCGATCTTTGTCAGCCCGAGCGCTGCCGAGATGACGCTGGCGCCGCTGGGTGCCGCGCCACGCAAATTGCCGCTCGGCCTGCATGTGTATGCGCCCGGGCCGGGCACCGCCGAGGAGCTGGCAGCGCGCGGTGTCGAGGCCGTTGAGATTCCGGAATCAAGCTTTGACAGCGAGGGGCTGCTGGCACTGTCTTCCTTGCAGGCGGCAGCGGTCAACGGCAAGCGCATCGTGATCTTTCGCGGCGACGACGGTCGCGAGCTGCTGCGCGAGGCCCTGACGGCGCGCGGTGCCACCGTGAGTGCAGTCACGGCCTATCACCGCCGTGCCCCCAACACGCCACCGACTGGTCTGCTCGAACTGCTACGCGGCGGCCAGCTCAATGCGATCTCGGCGATGAGCAGCGACGCCATTTCACATCTGGTACCGCTGGTGCCGGCCGCCGATCGCCCGGCTCGGCTGTTCAACTTGCCGGTGCTGGCGAGCCACCCGCGTATCGCCGCCACGGCGCGAGCCGCCGGGTTTCACCAGGTGATCGAGACGCCGGCCGGCGACGCCGGCCTGATTGCGACGCTGTTGCAACGAGCCGACAGCGAGCTACCTCATCATTGATATCTGCTGTTCAACTGCTTTTCCGAGAAACTGATGTCAAAGCCTGAAATCGTCGCCATCGCCCCGCTGCCCGCGTTCTTCGCCAAACCGCTGCACGAGAATTTCACCGTGCATGATCTGCATGGTGCCGCTGACGCCGAGGCGCGCCGCGCGCTGATCGCGAAGATCGCACCGACCACGCGCGGCATGGTGGCCTTCGGGGGCTCGCAACTGGCGCCGGACCAGCTCGCCAAATTCCCCCATCTCGAAATCATCAGTGTGTTCGGCGTTGGTTACGACGGCATGCCGCTCGCCGCCTGCGCTGAGGCAAAAGTCAAGGTCACCAACACACCTGATGTGCTCAATGACGAGGTGGCCGATACCGCCGTGGCGTTGACACTGATGACCTGTCGCCAGTTCGTCGGCGCCCACAAGTTCGTTGAAGCGGGTGACTGGCTCAAGGGCCAGTATCCGTTGACCCATTCGCTGTGGGGCAAAACGGTGGGCATCATCGGTCTCGGCCGCATCGGCAAGGGCATTGCCGAGCGGCTGGCGGCGCACAAGATGAGCGTGGCCTACTTTGGCCGCAACAAGCAGGACGTAACCTACACCTACTACAGCAATCTGGTCGAGATGGCGGGCGACGTCGATGTGCTGATCGCCATCACGCCCGGCGGTGCCGCCACGAAGCATCTGGTCAATGCTGCGGTGCTGCAGGCCCTCGGCCCGACCGGTTTCTTCATCAACGTCGCCCGTGGTTCGGTGGTAGATCAGGACGCGCTGGTCAAGGCGATTGAGGCGGGCACCATCGCCGGCGCCGGCCTGGATGTTTTCGAGGCCGAGCCGAAGGTACCGGAAGCCCTGTTCAACCGCCGCAACGTGGTGCTGCTGCCGCACGTGGCCAGCGCCACGCACGAAACGCGGCAGGCAATGGCTGATCTCGCTGTCGAAAATCTCGCTCTGCACTTTGCCGGCAAACCGGTGAAAACGCTGGTGCCGGAGCTGGCAGGCAAGGTCAGTCCGTAGGCCGCAAGGCCGATAGCTTTGCGGTGAAATGCCCATTCGCTTGGGGCTCAAGCGTATAAATGGCAAGAAATCGACTTTGCATCAATTTGGCTGCCTAGCCCAATTCCGATGCGGGTTTGAGTAAAAAGTTGATTAGTCCGATCAGGGCTGATCGGCTGCGTCAATCCGCGCCAGATGCCAGCGCAGCACATGCAGCAGATTCGCCTCGCTGGCGACGCCGTGCCCGGCGATGTCGAACGCGGTGCCGTGATCGACGCTGGAGCGCAGGAACGGCAGGCCGATGGTCACGTTCACCGCCGCGTCGAGCCCGAGCAGCTTCACCGGGATCAGGCCCTGGTCGTGATACATCGCCAGCACCACGTCGAATTCACCCGTGCGGGCGCGCATGAACACGGTGTCCGGCGGCAGCGGATCAGTCACCCGCAGCCCCAGCGCGCGCGCCTGCGCAATCGCCGGCAGCAGCACCCGCGACTCATCGTCGCCCAGCATGCCCGCTTCACCGGCATGCGGGTTGATGCCTGCCACTGCGATCAGTGGTGACGCTTTGCCGAGCCAGCGCCCGGCGTCGTGGGTGAGCTGCAATTTGGCGAGAACCAGTTCTGGCGTCAGTGCCTTGAGGGCATCGGCCAGCGGCAGATGGATCGTCGCCAGCACCACCTGCAGGCGCTCGCTGGCGAACATCATTGCAAACTGGTCATCACCGCTGCGCCCGGCAATCCGGGCGAGAATTTCAGTGTGGCCCGGCTCGCTCACCCCCGCCGCGCGCAACGCGAGCTTGCTGATCGGCGCCGTCGCCATGCCGCAGGAGTGCCCGTCCATGCTCAGTGTCGCTGCGGCCACGATGGCCTGATAAGCGGCGCGTCCGGCGTCCGCACCCACCTTGCCAGCCTCGGGCAGGGCGCTTAGACAGGGCACCGGATGAATCGCAATCTCGTGCTCCTGCAGATCGTCGGGCAGGGCGTCGCTGTCGCGCAGATCGACCTCACGCAGCCGGAACCTCGGCGCGTAACGGGTGAGCGCATCACGCATCGGCAGTGGGTCGCCCACCACGACCACACGGCCGCGCAGGATGGCGTCATGCGCCAGCGCCTTGGCGACAATCTCCGGCCCGATGCCGGCCGGGTCGCCCGGCGTCAGCGCCAGAGGCCTGTCGGCCAGTGCGCGGTCAGACGCCATGACACATGCGGCAATACGCCCGC
This is a stretch of genomic DNA from Casimicrobium huifangae. It encodes these proteins:
- a CDS encoding thioredoxin family protein; this encodes MLNALPGLAAAQSASTATAVPDTSKLAPSSREWEKILPLAVDLKADGAAASAAKKPILLFFNLTGCHYCRGALREVIVPMYRDAAWRAAVEFRQITIDDGRKFIDFDGRSIESIEFSRARKGGFTPTVMMVDGDGKLLGEPLVGIANFDFYGAYVEEMVKKAIAAVRSGAPATAEKKAQS
- the hemC gene encoding hydroxymethylbilane synthase, with the translated sequence MSESLIIATRESPLALAQAHHVKAELESVIPGLAVTLLGMTTRGDQILDKPLAKVGGKGLFIKELEVALQDGRAHLAVHSLKDVPMVLPKGFALAAILPREDARDAFVSSRYESLAAMPAGAVAGTSSLRRAAVLKRAYPTLDFKPVRGNVNTRLAKLDAGEFDAIILAAAGLIRLGFSDRIRARIPIEESLPAPGQAALGIEIVADDDDTADLVAELDHAPTAIACTAERTVSRLLGGSCELPLGAYADWVDGERPLRLRAFVANLDGSEYVTAEALGTPDAPEALGEEVAAALKAQGADRIIASLSV
- a CDS encoding uroporphyrinogen-III synthase, which produces MAGTDFHLQSTPTAGNTGPLTGVHLLITRPVMPASRTAARVAALGATPYVFPTTIIEPPADGVPLAAALADLPRCYAAIFVSPSAAEMTLAPLGAAPRKLPLGLHVYAPGPGTAEELAARGVEAVEIPESSFDSEGLLALSSLQAAAVNGKRIVIFRGDDGRELLREALTARGATVSAVTAYHRRAPNTPPTGLLELLRGGQLNAISAMSSDAISHLVPLVPAADRPARLFNLPVLASHPRIAATARAAGFHQVIETPAGDAGLIATLLQRADSELPHH
- a CDS encoding 2-hydroxyacid dehydrogenase, which encodes MSKPEIVAIAPLPAFFAKPLHENFTVHDLHGAADAEARRALIAKIAPTTRGMVAFGGSQLAPDQLAKFPHLEIISVFGVGYDGMPLAACAEAKVKVTNTPDVLNDEVADTAVALTLMTCRQFVGAHKFVEAGDWLKGQYPLTHSLWGKTVGIIGLGRIGKGIAERLAAHKMSVAYFGRNKQDVTYTYYSNLVEMAGDVDVLIAITPGGAATKHLVNAAVLQALGPTGFFINVARGSVVDQDALVKAIEAGTIAGAGLDVFEAEPKVPEALFNRRNVVLLPHVASATHETRQAMADLAVENLALHFAGKPVKTLVPELAGKVSP
- the pdxA gene encoding 4-hydroxythreonine-4-phosphate dehydrogenase PdxA, translated to MASDRALADRPLALTPGDPAGIGPEIVAKALAHDAILRGRVVVVGDPLPMRDALTRYAPRFRLREVDLRDSDALPDDLQEHEIAIHPVPCLSALPEAGKVGADAGRAAYQAIVAAATLSMDGHSCGMATAPISKLALRAAGVSEPGHTEILARIAGRSGDDQFAMMFASERLQVVLATIHLPLADALKALTPELVLAKLQLTHDAGRWLGKASPLIAVAGINPHAGEAGMLGDDESRVLLPAIAQARALGLRVTDPLPPDTVFMRARTGEFDVVLAMYHDQGLIPVKLLGLDAAVNVTIGLPFLRSSVDHGTAFDIAGHGVASEANLLHVLRWHLARIDAADQP